From Micrococcus porci, one genomic window encodes:
- a CDS encoding 1,4-dihydroxy-2-naphthoate polyprenyltransferase — protein sequence MAATLSQWVAAARLRTLPMAVAPVIVGSAAAHALDQFRPGRALLALVVSLALQIGVNYANDYSDGIRGTDDARVGPFRLTVSGLVPAKTVKHAAFACFGVAAVAGLALVALSGTWWLLIVGVASIVAAWYYTGGKKPYGYMGLGEVFVFVFFGLVAVLGTTYTQALAVNGLAWAGAVGCGLISTALLMANNIRDIPTDREVGKMTLAARIGDGPARASYVAMLAVAVVLPLLFTGAHPWLWLVLAAGAVAVKPCLTVLHAHERAALIPVLKATGIVGVVYAAAFALGVAL from the coding sequence ATGGCCGCCACGCTCTCCCAGTGGGTCGCCGCCGCGCGCCTGCGCACCCTGCCAATGGCCGTGGCACCCGTGATCGTCGGCTCCGCCGCCGCCCACGCCCTGGACCAGTTCCGCCCCGGCCGCGCCCTCCTGGCCCTGGTGGTGTCGCTCGCGCTGCAGATCGGCGTGAACTACGCCAACGACTACTCGGACGGCATCCGCGGCACCGACGACGCGCGCGTGGGCCCCTTCCGGCTCACCGTCTCCGGGCTCGTGCCGGCGAAGACCGTGAAGCACGCCGCGTTCGCGTGCTTCGGGGTGGCCGCCGTGGCGGGGCTCGCGCTGGTCGCCCTCTCCGGGACGTGGTGGCTGCTGATCGTGGGCGTGGCGAGCATCGTGGCCGCCTGGTACTACACGGGCGGCAAGAAGCCCTACGGGTACATGGGCCTGGGCGAGGTGTTCGTGTTCGTGTTCTTCGGGCTCGTGGCGGTGCTCGGCACCACCTACACGCAGGCTCTGGCCGTGAACGGCCTCGCCTGGGCCGGGGCGGTCGGCTGCGGGCTGATCTCCACGGCCCTGCTCATGGCCAACAACATCCGCGACATCCCGACGGACCGCGAAGTGGGCAAGATGACCCTGGCGGCGCGCATCGGGGACGGGCCCGCCCGCGCGTCGTACGTGGCCATGCTGGCCGTGGCCGTGGTCCTGCCCCTGCTGTTCACGGGCGCCCACCCGTGGCTGTGGCTCGTGCTGGCCGCCGGCGCGGTGGCCGTGAAGCCCTGCCTGACCGTCCTCCACGCCCACGAGCGCGCCGCCCTCATCCCCGTGCTCAAGGCCACCGGGATCGTCGGCGTGGTCTACGCCGCGGCGT